Proteins found in one Endomicrobiales bacterium genomic segment:
- a CDS encoding aminotransferase class I/II-fold pyridoxal phosphate-dependent enzyme, with translation MQNSDLFAKCFKFTTVHEIIAAGVYPYFKKTESGQGPEIIVEGEKKIVICSNNYLGLASHPKVKEASVEAVRKYGTSCTGSRFLNGTIDLHEKVEKKFAKFVGKEAAVLFTTGHHANLGAITSLVGKNEIVITDKLDHASIIDGCHLALGEMVRFRHNDMADLERQLQKYEHTPKLIVVDGVFSMEGDIANLPEIVKLARRYEARIMVDEAHSLGVLGETGRGTGEHFGLQHEVDIVMATASKSLASIGGFIASREEVVHYIKHLSRSLIFTASLPPACVAAIDASLDIIEKDKELIAKLWHNTKKMKEGFEAIGFNTRTSQSPIIPLTVGEDMKAFKMWRMLYDEGVFASPVVSPAVPEGQAIIRTSYMASHTDEQLDFVLDKFEKVGKQLGIIPGGTRKIKPTVQEKKWKFSFTSMKMNSSLKSWFKNLWNSNK, from the coding sequence ATGCAAAACTCCGATTTATTCGCAAAATGTTTTAAATTCACAACAGTACATGAAATTATTGCCGCGGGTGTTTACCCTTATTTTAAAAAAACAGAATCCGGGCAAGGGCCCGAAATAATTGTAGAAGGCGAGAAAAAAATAGTTATTTGTTCAAATAATTACCTCGGACTTGCCAGTCACCCGAAGGTAAAAGAGGCAAGTGTTGAAGCTGTGCGCAAATATGGAACATCGTGTACCGGCTCAAGGTTTTTAAATGGAACAATAGATCTTCACGAAAAAGTAGAAAAGAAATTTGCGAAATTTGTCGGTAAGGAAGCTGCCGTACTTTTTACAACCGGGCACCATGCAAACCTTGGGGCAATAACCTCATTAGTAGGTAAAAATGAAATAGTCATCACAGATAAACTTGATCATGCGTCAATTATAGACGGTTGCCACCTTGCTTTGGGTGAAATGGTGCGTTTCCGCCACAATGATATGGCCGACTTAGAAAGGCAATTGCAAAAGTATGAACACACCCCAAAGCTAATAGTAGTTGACGGTGTATTTAGTATGGAAGGCGATATTGCAAATTTGCCAGAAATAGTTAAGCTTGCCCGCAGATATGAGGCAAGAATAATGGTTGATGAAGCACATTCACTTGGCGTTCTTGGCGAAACAGGCAGGGGAACCGGTGAACATTTTGGTTTACAACATGAAGTAGATATTGTTATGGCAACCGCTTCAAAGTCATTGGCATCTATTGGCGGTTTTATTGCAAGCCGCGAGGAAGTTGTACACTACATAAAGCACCTCTCGCGTTCTTTAATATTTACCGCAAGTTTGCCTCCAGCTTGCGTTGCCGCAATAGATGCTTCTTTAGATATAATTGAAAAAGACAAAGAACTAATCGCAAAACTTTGGCATAACACAAAGAAAATGAAAGAGGGTTTTGAGGCAATTGGATTTAATACAAGAACATCCCAGTCGCCGATTATACCACTAACAGTTGGGGAAGATATGAAAGCATTTAAAATGTGGCGTATGCTTTACGACGAAGGGGTTTTTGCATCTCCTGTTGTAAGCCCGGCTGTACCAGAAGGCCAAGCCATCATAAGAACAAGCTATATGGCATCTCACACCGACGAACAACTTGATTTTGTGCTTGATAAATTTGAAAAAGTTGGCAAACAATTAGGCATAATTCCAGGCGGCACAAGAAAAATAAAACCAACAGTACAAGAAAAAAAATGGAAGTTTTCTTTCACCAGTATGAAAATGAACTCATCACTTAAAAGCTGGTTTAAAAATCTTTGGAACTCAAATAAATAA
- a CDS encoding NAD(P)-dependent oxidoreductase produces MKILITGSNGFVGSNLADYLLEQGHSVVCLVRKSSNCKWLAGKKLECRYGDLNQPETLINSLDGIDALIHAGGLVRALKKETYYKVNKVGTGNLVNALLSPKNKTCKKIIYISSQAAMGPSTNGNFKELSEQENPVSDYGKSKLAGEKELIALNNKIPYTILRPASVYGPRDKDLFIFFNLVNKGLKPFTLTKKTIQLTFVQDICKVSEICLSSDKTNYKTFCLAEPAKYTWGQTAKTIAKAINKKTIPLPLPSIIFWIAGVVSEIISLITKKPAVLNFQKIIEMQQKNWLFNTKYTEEELSFTFTKLEIGAKITYSWYQNNKWL; encoded by the coding sequence ATGAAAATATTAATAACCGGTTCAAATGGTTTTGTAGGAAGCAACCTTGCAGATTATCTGCTTGAGCAAGGCCATAGTGTGGTTTGCCTTGTGCGCAAGAGCAGCAATTGCAAATGGTTGGCCGGCAAAAAACTAGAATGCCGCTATGGCGATTTAAACCAACCCGAAACACTAATAAATTCGCTTGATGGTATTGACGCGTTAATTCATGCGGGCGGTTTAGTCAGGGCATTAAAAAAAGAAACCTACTATAAGGTTAATAAAGTCGGCACAGGAAATCTGGTAAATGCCCTCCTTTCACCAAAAAACAAAACCTGTAAAAAAATTATTTATATATCATCACAGGCAGCTATGGGCCCGTCTACAAATGGCAATTTCAAGGAACTATCCGAGCAAGAAAACCCTGTTTCGGACTATGGAAAAAGCAAACTTGCAGGTGAAAAGGAACTTATTGCGCTAAATAATAAAATACCTTACACAATACTTAGGCCTGCTTCAGTTTATGGGCCAAGGGATAAAGACCTATTTATTTTTTTCAACCTTGTAAACAAAGGGCTAAAACCATTTACTCTTACTAAAAAAACCATTCAACTTACATTCGTGCAAGACATCTGTAAAGTTTCAGAGATTTGTCTTTCAAGCGATAAAACAAACTACAAAACATTTTGCCTCGCAGAACCTGCAAAATACACATGGGGACAAACGGCAAAAACCATCGCAAAAGCAATAAATAAAAAAACAATACCTCTGCCATTGCCAAGCATAATATTTTGGATTGCGGGAGTAGTTTCTGAAATAATTTCACTTATAACAAAAAAACCTGCCGTATTAAACTTTCAAAAAATAATTGAAATGCAACAAAAAAATTGGTTGTTTAACACCAAGTACACTGAAGAAGAGCTGTCTTTTACCTTTACAAAATTGGAAATTGGTGCTAAAATTACTTATTCTTGGTACCAAAATAATAAATGGCTATAA
- the hypE gene encoding hydrogenase expression/formation protein HypE, whose product MAKTPNANKQANKITLAHGSGGRLTHELVKNVFAKYFKNKILSRLDDAAVLGTYNKNIVFTTDAFVVNPLFFPGGDIGRLCICGTVNDLSVMGATPVAITVAAIIEEGLGFDVLERVAKSIALTAKEANVLIVGGDTKVVERGKGDKLFITTSGVGVLNVNAKFSGSNAKPGECVLLNGNIGDHEVAVIGARNEYGFLTNVKSDVAPLNGLIAKTLPFAGEISVMRDPTRGGLATTLNEIANMSNVGIIIEEKHIPISKQTKSVCQMLGLDPLYLANEGKVIVIAQESATSKIEKAMASHKYGRNTKIIGTVVNSPKGVWLKTLNGGLRPIVMLEGEQLPRIC is encoded by the coding sequence ATGGCAAAAACACCAAACGCAAATAAACAAGCTAACAAAATTACACTTGCTCACGGCTCTGGTGGGCGGCTAACGCATGAACTAGTAAAAAATGTTTTTGCTAAGTACTTTAAAAATAAAATTCTAAGCCGTCTTGACGATGCGGCTGTATTGGGCACTTACAACAAAAATATAGTTTTTACAACTGATGCATTTGTCGTTAATCCATTGTTCTTTCCTGGCGGCGACATTGGTCGTTTGTGCATTTGCGGTACAGTAAATGACCTCTCTGTAATGGGGGCAACACCCGTTGCCATAACTGTTGCCGCAATAATAGAAGAGGGGCTTGGCTTTGATGTACTTGAGCGTGTAGCAAAGTCAATAGCTTTAACTGCAAAAGAGGCAAATGTGCTAATAGTTGGTGGGGATACTAAAGTTGTAGAAAGGGGTAAGGGCGATAAACTATTTATTACAACCTCAGGCGTAGGTGTTTTAAATGTCAATGCAAAGTTTAGCGGTTCAAATGCAAAACCTGGCGAGTGTGTGTTGCTAAATGGTAATATTGGAGATCATGAAGTTGCTGTAATTGGTGCCAGAAATGAGTATGGTTTTCTAACAAATGTAAAAAGTGACGTCGCCCCTCTAAATGGCCTTATAGCAAAAACACTGCCTTTTGCAGGTGAAATAAGTGTTATGCGCGATCCAACCCGGGGCGGGCTTGCAACAACACTAAACGAAATTGCCAATATGTCTAATGTAGGCATAATTATAGAGGAAAAACATATACCCATTTCAAAACAAACCAAAAGTGTCTGTCAAATGCTTGGTTTGGACCCTCTCTATTTAGCAAACGAAGGCAAGGTAATTGTAATTGCACAGGAAAGTGCAACGAGCAAAATTGAAAAGGCAATGGCTTCACACAAATATGGACGCAACACAAAAATAATCGGGACCGTTGTTAATTCACCAAAAGGTGTGTGGCTTAAAACACTTAACGGTGGGTTGCGCCCTATTGTAATGCTTGAGGGTGAACAACTCCCAAGGATTTGCTGA
- the hypD gene encoding hydrogenase formation protein HypD, translating into MQNKVTIMEVCGTHTMAIARFGIRSLLPANVKLISGPGCPVCVTPISAIDKAIALAKKENVIITTFGDMLKVPGSYSSLNKERTNGATIKIVYSPIDALDIAKENPHKEVVFIGVGFETTSPLIAATIIQAKLLKISNFSVLCLFKVIPPALKFIAENKICKINAFLLPGHVSTIIGSNIYKFLASKYNLPGVVAGFSYKEITKAIKLLTSMVRNNKPRIVTQCSDIVSVQGNKKAQIILSKVFKIVDSDWRAIGIIAKSGYAIKDAYAAYDAERKFSIKIKSKSEPKNCLCGAVMLGQKTPPQCPLFAKICTPASAIGPCMVSSEGACAAEYKYGKNTKRK; encoded by the coding sequence ATGCAAAATAAAGTTACAATTATGGAAGTTTGCGGCACTCACACTATGGCAATTGCCCGCTTTGGAATTCGTTCTTTGCTGCCTGCTAATGTAAAGCTTATTTCAGGGCCAGGGTGCCCTGTTTGTGTAACCCCGATTAGTGCAATTGACAAAGCTATTGCGCTTGCAAAAAAAGAGAATGTAATTATAACCACCTTTGGCGACATGCTTAAAGTGCCCGGCTCATACTCATCCCTAAATAAAGAACGCACTAACGGCGCAACAATTAAAATTGTTTATTCCCCGATAGATGCGCTTGATATAGCAAAAGAAAATCCGCATAAAGAAGTGGTTTTTATTGGGGTTGGTTTTGAAACAACATCACCATTAATTGCCGCAACAATAATACAAGCGAAACTCTTAAAAATTAGCAACTTTTCTGTATTGTGTCTATTTAAGGTTATACCACCTGCGCTTAAATTTATCGCTGAAAACAAAATATGCAAAATTAACGCCTTTTTACTACCCGGCCATGTTTCAACAATTATTGGTTCAAATATATATAAATTCCTTGCAAGTAAATACAATCTACCTGGTGTTGTTGCTGGTTTTTCATATAAAGAAATCACAAAAGCAATAAAACTATTAACATCAATGGTAAGAAACAATAAACCAAGGATTGTAACGCAATGCAGTGATATTGTAAGCGTACAAGGCAATAAAAAAGCACAAATCATTTTGTCAAAAGTTTTCAAAATTGTTGATTCAGATTGGCGGGCAATTGGTATAATTGCTAAAAGCGGTTATGCTATAAAAGATGCCTATGCCGCCTATGATGCGGAAAGAAAATTTAGCATTAAAATAAAAAGCAAAAGTGAACCTAAAAATTGCCTTTGTGGGGCTGTAATGCTTGGCCAAAAAACACCGCCTCAATGCCCACTTTTTGCAAAAATATGCACACCAGCTTCTGCAATTGGACCATGCATGGTCTCATCAGAAGGTGCTTGTGCCGCAGAGTACAAGTATGGCAAAAACACCAAACGCAAATAA
- a CDS encoding TIGR00730 family Rossman fold protein yields the protein MKKISSICVFCGSNTGNNKKHIVAAKRLGTLIAQKGLTLVYGGGKVGLMGIIADAVINKGGKVIGVIPKHLANRGIVHTGITKLHIVNGMHQRKALMSKLSDAFIAMPGGIGTLEEFIEVVAWSSLGLHKKTFGLLNTAGYFNSLINFFKHITNEGFYNKEHSALIFTKSTPATLLDEIIKHAK from the coding sequence ATGAAAAAAATAAGCAGTATCTGTGTTTTCTGTGGTTCAAACACTGGCAATAATAAAAAACATATCGTAGCGGCTAAGCGATTGGGCACTTTAATTGCTCAAAAAGGGCTTACTCTCGTTTATGGTGGTGGAAAGGTTGGTTTAATGGGTATCATTGCCGATGCTGTAATAAATAAAGGCGGCAAAGTAATTGGTGTAATACCTAAACACCTGGCAAATCGCGGAATTGTGCATACCGGCATTACAAAACTTCATATTGTTAATGGTATGCACCAAAGAAAAGCTTTAATGTCAAAGCTTTCTGATGCTTTTATCGCAATGCCTGGGGGAATAGGAACTTTAGAAGAATTTATTGAGGTAGTAGCATGGTCATCTTTGGGATTGCATAAAAAAACTTTTGGGTTGTTAAATACTGCTGGTTACTTTAACTCTCTAATTAATTTTTTCAAACACATCACAAATGAAGGTTTTTACAACAAGGAGCATAGTGCTTTGATATTTACTAAAAGCACCCCAGCTACTCTATTAGATGAGATAATTAAGCATGCAAAATAA